In Pyxidicoccus xibeiensis, the following proteins share a genomic window:
- a CDS encoding amidohydrolase family protein, whose amino-acid sequence MLIEGPSIQAVGTGLSIPSGTRVIDLGDVTLLPGLIDAHSHLLLDLDPENGGDGMVSTVTQSSTAERALLGAKLGREMLEAGVTTVRDVGNSGVNGDVALRNAIQRGWVQGPRISACTRALAPQGGQFPALQLPAQPLIEQEYVTISGVEEARRAVRQAILDGADCIKVIVDNGHNLLSLEELKVIVEEAHRKKRPVAAHTTTDESIRIAVQAGVDSIEHGYSLPDDVLAPMVRNRTFLVPTDGPMDVCDSFEAQPGNAERQRKQKERCKKAIARANDRLRRAVAAGVRIAAGSDMYIVMPGLTRGQASVKWVIAYAEAGLKPLDILRAATVNAAELLRMQDQIGSLGPNKLADLLAVEGNPLKDIGALKQVRFVMKDGQVVLDARAREKQVDASTR is encoded by the coding sequence GTGCTCATCGAAGGCCCGAGCATCCAGGCCGTGGGCACCGGCCTCTCCATCCCCTCGGGAACACGGGTCATCGACCTGGGCGACGTCACCCTGCTGCCCGGGCTGATTGACGCGCACTCGCACCTGCTGCTGGACCTCGACCCGGAGAACGGAGGCGACGGCATGGTCTCCACCGTCACCCAGAGCAGCACCGCCGAGCGCGCGCTCCTGGGCGCGAAGCTGGGCCGCGAAATGCTTGAGGCGGGTGTCACCACGGTGCGCGACGTCGGCAACTCGGGGGTCAACGGCGACGTGGCGCTGCGCAACGCCATCCAGCGCGGCTGGGTGCAGGGCCCGCGCATCTCCGCCTGCACCCGCGCGCTCGCTCCACAGGGCGGGCAGTTCCCCGCGCTCCAGCTTCCGGCTCAGCCCCTCATCGAGCAGGAGTACGTCACCATCTCCGGTGTAGAGGAGGCCCGGCGCGCCGTGCGGCAGGCCATCCTGGACGGCGCGGACTGCATCAAGGTCATTGTCGACAACGGGCACAACCTCCTCTCCTTGGAGGAGCTGAAGGTCATCGTCGAGGAGGCCCACCGCAAGAAGCGCCCGGTGGCGGCGCACACCACCACCGACGAGAGCATTCGCATCGCGGTCCAGGCGGGCGTCGACTCCATCGAGCACGGGTACTCCCTTCCCGATGACGTGCTGGCGCCCATGGTCCGCAATCGCACCTTCCTGGTGCCGACTGATGGCCCGATGGACGTGTGTGACTCGTTCGAGGCCCAGCCCGGCAACGCGGAGCGCCAGCGCAAGCAGAAGGAGCGCTGCAAGAAGGCCATTGCCAGGGCCAATGACCGCCTCCGCCGTGCGGTGGCCGCGGGTGTCCGGATTGCCGCGGGCTCGGACATGTACATCGTGATGCCAGGGCTGACGCGAGGGCAGGCCAGCGTGAAGTGGGTCATCGCCTATGCCGAGGCGGGTCTCAAGCCCTTGGACATCCTGCGCGCCGCGACAGTGAACGCGGCGGAGCTGCTGCGCATGCAGGACCAGATTGGCTCGCTCGGACCGAACAAGCTCGCGGACCTGCTCGCGGTGGAGGGGAATCCGCTGAAGGACATCGGGGCGCTGAAGCAGGTGCGGTTCGTGATGAAGGACGGGCAGGTGGTCCTGGACGCCCGTGCTCGAGAGAAGCAGGTGGATGCGTCGACACGCTGA
- a CDS encoding T6SS immunity protein Tdi1 domain-containing protein, with translation MDTFLSTYRLYVQHDAPPASGAAPQIPAELRTYLDTVQRNSYADGFFQFVSADYCRPYFSLWGLDPAHCLGFLKCGFGHVVFYHEGQYKALNPVHNCIDEVGTEGDLEFVMDTLLCDREGLEASYFIDVYEAAFPRLGAPASSEMYAFVPALGLGGSRDATAVEKKPMRTEMAILARI, from the coding sequence ATGGATACCTTTCTCTCCACGTATCGCCTCTACGTTCAGCACGACGCCCCTCCGGCCTCCGGTGCTGCGCCCCAGATTCCAGCCGAGCTGAGAACTTATCTGGATACGGTGCAACGCAACAGCTACGCCGACGGCTTCTTCCAGTTCGTGTCGGCTGACTATTGCAGGCCGTATTTTTCCTTGTGGGGCCTGGACCCCGCGCACTGTCTGGGGTTCCTCAAGTGCGGGTTTGGACATGTGGTGTTTTATCACGAGGGCCAATACAAGGCGTTGAACCCGGTGCACAACTGCATTGATGAAGTCGGCACCGAGGGCGACCTTGAATTCGTGATGGACACCCTGCTTTGCGACAGGGAAGGCCTGGAAGCGTCGTACTTTATCGACGTATACGAAGCCGCCTTCCCGCGGCTTGGCGCGCCAGCGAGCAGCGAAATGTACGCGTTTGTCCCGGCGCTTGGCCTGGGCGGCTCGCGCGACGCCACGGCGGTGGAGAAGAAACCGATGCGTACCGAGATGGCGATATTGGCGCGGATATGA
- a CDS encoding serine/threonine protein kinase gives MGIHYAHGNAQIFDFGVADGTYFLASEHIEGPSLRRVIKHLSAQRMTLPATLCARIISQACEGLAYAHDLTDPQANPPLRLIHRCVKPDNILLSHQGMARVVGFGTDDFRARWTTEHLVPNWSKYLYMAPEGVMGLSSDRRVDVYALGLVLYELLTARRPFDSMPVMALIEAIVFKPMVPAEQHRPDLPGALRAILARALARERDQRYPDCRALQADLEEFILSVGEPVTPQRVVQLIQQVTASDAPTVIAPAPPTLSGASLSGGPPTHTPGPASVRLDDDSRPGPTSRTPRTDLPDSRSPPSEAPRPAPAPDGPEPQARRRWGRGWLLAAAAALGFLLGGGGTLWVMGAAAEPEKAPAPAPRPMTPEPAVE, from the coding sequence GTGGGAATCCACTACGCCCATGGCAATGCGCAGATCTTCGACTTCGGTGTGGCGGACGGCACGTACTTCCTCGCCAGTGAGCACATCGAGGGGCCCAGCCTGCGCAGGGTCATCAAGCACCTGTCGGCCCAGCGGATGACTCTTCCGGCGACACTGTGTGCGCGCATCATCTCGCAGGCCTGCGAAGGGCTCGCCTACGCCCACGACCTCACCGACCCCCAGGCGAACCCGCCGCTGAGGCTCATCCACCGCTGCGTCAAGCCGGACAACATCCTCCTGTCGCACCAGGGGATGGCCAGGGTGGTGGGCTTCGGCACCGACGATTTCCGGGCCCGGTGGACCACCGAACATCTCGTCCCGAACTGGAGCAAGTACCTGTACATGGCGCCCGAGGGGGTAATGGGCCTGTCGTCGGACCGGCGGGTGGACGTCTACGCGCTCGGTCTGGTGCTCTACGAGCTGCTCACCGCGCGCAGGCCCTTTGACTCCATGCCTGTCATGGCCCTGATTGAGGCCATCGTCTTCAAGCCGATGGTGCCCGCCGAGCAGCACCGGCCGGACCTGCCCGGTGCCCTGCGAGCCATCCTCGCCCGGGCGCTCGCCAGGGAGCGGGACCAGCGTTACCCGGACTGCCGCGCGCTCCAGGCGGACCTGGAGGAATTCATCCTCTCGGTGGGTGAGCCGGTGACGCCGCAGCGGGTGGTCCAGCTCATCCAGCAGGTAACGGCGAGCGACGCCCCGACCGTCATCGCCCCGGCACCCCCGACGCTGTCCGGCGCCTCGCTGTCGGGCGGCCCACCGACGCACACGCCAGGGCCCGCGTCTGTGCGGCTCGATGACGACTCCAGGCCGGGGCCCACCTCGCGGACGCCACGCACGGACCTGCCAGATTCGCGCTCCCCGCCGTCCGAGGCCCCGCGGCCCGCCCCGGCTCCCGACGGCCCGGAGCCCCAGGCACGGCGCCGCTGGGGACGAGGTTGGCTCCTCGCGGCGGCAGCGGCCCTGGGGTTCCTGCTCGGAGGAGGGGGCACGCTCTGGGTGATGGGCGCTGCGGCCGAGCCGGAGAAGGCTCCCGCTCCGGCTCCGCGGCCCATGACTCCGGAGCCCGCCGTCGAGTGA
- a CDS encoding thioredoxin domain-containing protein — translation MTITVTAFERSPARGRGLARDMRVCWALEEVGQPYEVRLLSFAALKEPAHKALHPFRRGFMRRRAHDDENGQLVHDVRHAIRK, via the coding sequence ATGACCATCACCGTCACCGCCTTTGAACGCTCGCCCGCTCGCGGCAGGGGACTGGCGCGGGACATGAGGGTGTGCTGGGCGCTGGAAGAGGTGGGCCAGCCCTACGAAGTCCGTCTGCTGTCGTTCGCTGCGTTGAAGGAGCCCGCGCACAAGGCGCTGCATCCGTTTCGCCGCGGCTTCATGCGACGGCGCGCGCACGACGACGAAAACGGTCAGCTCGTTCACGACGTCCGCCACGCCATCCGGAAGTGA
- a CDS encoding AraC family transcriptional regulator, producing the protein MPETVTVATYFVRPLRRFLAARGVDASRVFPAGLPEAEGRIELEAAAGLWRAAAEVDPLVGLRVARELVPGDFGALEYAARSSPTLRAAFERVSRYHGLLNDRSRVTLSQAGGEVRIRYLRPGIEARMPPSYVEFVLGSWMNMCLQLADTPLMPARVLLPHPAPRDTSLHRAVFGEGVRFGGEEAELHFLAGVLDTALPRGDASLASVLDRHVEQLLLQARATRPWSTRVGEDVARQLADGVPRLEQVAGRLGVSPRALRRRLEEEGTTFARVVDELRRGLALELTRNPGVSLGELAFLLGFSEPSAFHRAFRRWTGRTPRGG; encoded by the coding sequence GTGCCCGAGACGGTGACGGTGGCGACGTACTTCGTGCGGCCGCTGCGGCGCTTCCTCGCCGCCCGGGGCGTGGATGCCTCGCGCGTCTTCCCGGCCGGACTGCCGGAGGCGGAGGGCCGCATCGAGCTGGAGGCCGCCGCCGGACTCTGGCGCGCCGCCGCCGAGGTGGACCCGCTCGTGGGCCTGCGGGTGGCGCGCGAGCTGGTGCCCGGGGACTTCGGAGCGCTCGAGTACGCCGCGCGCTCCAGCCCCACCCTGCGCGCCGCCTTCGAGCGTGTCAGCCGCTACCACGGACTGCTCAATGACCGGAGCCGGGTGACGCTGAGCCAGGCCGGGGGCGAGGTGCGCATCCGCTACCTGCGCCCCGGCATCGAGGCGCGGATGCCGCCTTCGTATGTCGAGTTCGTGCTCGGCAGTTGGATGAACATGTGCCTGCAGCTCGCGGACACGCCGCTCATGCCCGCACGGGTGTTGCTCCCCCACCCCGCGCCCAGGGACACGTCGCTGCACCGCGCCGTCTTCGGCGAGGGCGTGCGCTTCGGCGGCGAGGAGGCCGAGCTGCACTTCCTGGCCGGAGTGCTCGACACCGCGCTGCCCAGAGGGGACGCCTCGCTCGCGAGCGTGCTCGACCGGCATGTCGAGCAGCTGCTGCTCCAGGCACGGGCCACGCGCCCCTGGTCCACGCGGGTCGGCGAGGACGTGGCGCGGCAGCTCGCGGACGGCGTCCCCCGGCTGGAGCAGGTGGCGGGGCGGCTGGGCGTGTCGCCGCGGGCGCTGCGGCGCCGGCTGGAGGAGGAAGGGACGACCTTCGCGCGCGTCGTGGATGAGCTGCGCCGGGGGCTGGCGCTGGAGCTGACCCGCAACCCCGGAGTGTCGCTCGGAGAGTTGGCCTTCCTGCTCGGCTTCTCGGAGCCCAGCGCCTTCCACCGGGCCTTCCGCCGCTGGACGGGCCGGACGCCGCGAGGGGGCTGA
- a CDS encoding MBL fold metallo-hydrolase: MARPSLLHPAALAAMLSLLGVLALGCAAAALVPYRPVEVEGTTPPGPPYTLPPPRQGLRLHVFNTAMNRMSSLLVGSQRPWRPAPAFVLEHPTQGLVLFDAGISPEVAREGERALPVPLQWLIESRGREERLLTAQLHEAGLRVEDVRQVLVSHLHEDHVGELGAFQQARIIGGPGTAGFAAEHGWTERWHEESFEGARPFPPFDASVDLFGDGSVVLLAGGGHTREDLLAWVSLPSGPVLLAGDAVVHRDWLESQDVQRIASKPQRAADVRNQVRALLSARPDVVLLAGHDLRGIPMDREDLRVHHPEWLTPEAWPVSP, encoded by the coding sequence ATGGCAAGACCCTCCCTGCTGCATCCCGCCGCCTTGGCGGCCATGTTGTCCCTCCTCGGAGTGCTCGCGCTCGGGTGTGCCGCCGCGGCCCTGGTGCCCTACCGGCCCGTCGAGGTCGAGGGCACCACGCCCCCGGGCCCGCCGTACACGCTGCCACCGCCCCGGCAGGGCTTGCGCCTGCATGTCTTCAACACGGCGATGAATCGCATGTCCTCGCTCCTGGTCGGCTCGCAGCGGCCGTGGCGGCCCGCGCCCGCCTTCGTCCTCGAGCACCCGACCCAGGGCCTGGTGCTGTTCGACGCGGGCATCTCGCCGGAGGTGGCCCGCGAGGGCGAGCGCGCCCTGCCCGTGCCCCTGCAGTGGCTCATCGAGAGCCGGGGCCGGGAGGAGCGGCTGCTGACAGCCCAGCTCCACGAAGCGGGCCTTCGCGTGGAGGACGTGCGTCAGGTGCTCGTGTCACACCTTCATGAGGACCACGTGGGGGAGCTGGGAGCCTTCCAGCAGGCGCGCATCATCGGTGGGCCCGGCACCGCCGGCTTCGCCGCCGAGCACGGGTGGACGGAGCGCTGGCACGAGGAGTCCTTCGAAGGTGCCCGCCCGTTCCCGCCCTTCGACGCGAGCGTGGACCTCTTCGGTGACGGCAGCGTGGTGCTGCTCGCCGGTGGCGGGCACACCCGCGAGGACCTGCTCGCCTGGGTCTCCCTGCCCTCAGGCCCGGTGCTGCTCGCGGGTGACGCGGTGGTGCATCGCGACTGGCTGGAGAGCCAGGACGTTCAGCGCATCGCCTCGAAGCCCCAGCGAGCGGCGGACGTGCGCAACCAGGTGCGTGCGCTGCTCTCCGCGCGGCCGGACGTGGTGCTGCTCGCAGGCCATGACCTGCGAGGCATTCCGATGGACCGCGAGGACCTCCGGGTCCACCACCCGGAGTGGCTCACCCCCGAGGCCTGGCCGGTGTCGCCATGA
- a CDS encoding aldo/keto reductase family oxidoreductase: MTLSHISRSYRLGTHTIRRVGYGAMQLAGPGVFGPPRDRQAAVAVLREAIAQGVDHLDTSDIYGPHVTNQLIREALHPYRDGLVIATKVGAVRGPDGSWEPAFSAADLERAVHDNLRNLGLEVLEVVNFRAMFDVAGPAEGSIEAPLTALAELQQRGLIRHIGLSNVTPTQVAEGRKLVEIVCVQNHYNLTHRHDDALIDELAARGTAYVPYFPLGGFTPLQSSALNDVAARLGATPMQVALAWLLHRSPNVLLIPGTSSLTHLRENLASATLTLSAEDLDTLNRLAERT; the protein is encoded by the coding sequence ATGACCCTCAGCCACATCTCCCGCAGCTATCGCCTCGGCACACACACCATCCGCCGCGTGGGGTACGGCGCCATGCAGCTCGCCGGCCCCGGCGTCTTCGGCCCGCCCAGGGACCGCCAGGCGGCGGTTGCCGTGCTGCGAGAGGCCATCGCCCAGGGCGTCGACCATCTCGACACCAGTGACATCTACGGCCCCCACGTGACCAACCAGCTCATCCGTGAGGCGCTGCATCCGTATCGCGACGGGCTGGTCATCGCCACCAAGGTCGGCGCGGTGCGCGGCCCCGACGGTTCGTGGGAGCCTGCGTTCTCCGCCGCTGACCTCGAGCGCGCGGTCCACGACAACCTGCGCAATCTCGGGCTCGAGGTGCTCGAGGTCGTGAACTTCCGTGCGATGTTCGACGTCGCGGGTCCGGCTGAAGGCTCAATCGAGGCGCCGCTCACCGCGCTCGCGGAGCTTCAGCAGCGCGGCCTCATCCGCCACATCGGCTTGAGCAACGTCACGCCGACGCAGGTCGCCGAGGGTCGCAAGCTCGTCGAAATCGTCTGCGTGCAGAACCACTACAACCTGACGCACCGGCATGACGACGCCCTGATAGACGAGCTCGCCGCCAGGGGTACGGCCTACGTGCCGTACTTCCCGCTGGGCGGCTTCACGCCGCTGCAGTCGAGCGCGCTGAACGACGTGGCCGCGCGGCTGGGCGCGACACCGATGCAGGTTGCGCTGGCCTGGCTCCTGCACCGGTCCCCCAACGTGCTTCTCATCCCGGGCACGTCGTCGCTCACACACCTCAGGGAGAACCTCGCAAGCGCCACGCTCACCCTGAGCGCCGAGGACCTGGACACCTTGAACCGTCTTGCCGAGCGGACCTGA
- a CDS encoding LysR family transcriptional regulator gives MDELADLTAFMTVAREGGFRSAARVAGSSASRMGDAVRRLEARLGVRLLHRTTRSVTPTDAGGRLLERLAPALGEVRSALDVVNDFRDRPAGRLRLNVPIAAARLVLPRIVPPFLAKYPDICLEVIAEERLVDVVAEGYDAGIRYEERLAQDMVAVPIGPRVQRFATAASPAYLARRGRPRHPRELLEHACLGGRYTNGPLHAWEFERNGVTLSVAPKGPLTVGLGTTTDLAVDAAVAGTGIIYGFEDWLRPFIDRGELEPVLESWWPSFSGPFLYYPGRHHLPTPLRAFIDFVKSMQP, from the coding sequence ATGGATGAGCTCGCTGACCTCACGGCATTCATGACGGTCGCTCGCGAGGGCGGGTTCCGCAGCGCTGCTCGCGTGGCGGGGAGCAGCGCTTCGCGCATGGGAGACGCTGTCCGTCGGCTGGAGGCCCGGCTCGGCGTTCGGTTGCTGCATCGCACCACGCGCAGCGTGACGCCTACGGACGCAGGGGGCCGGCTGCTCGAGCGGCTCGCGCCTGCGCTCGGCGAGGTGCGCTCGGCGTTGGACGTGGTCAACGACTTCCGCGACCGCCCCGCGGGACGCCTGCGGCTCAACGTCCCGATTGCGGCGGCGCGGCTCGTGCTGCCGCGCATCGTGCCGCCGTTCCTCGCGAAGTACCCCGACATCTGTCTGGAGGTCATCGCCGAGGAGCGCCTCGTCGACGTGGTGGCCGAGGGCTATGACGCGGGCATCCGCTACGAAGAGCGGCTCGCGCAGGACATGGTGGCTGTTCCCATCGGCCCTCGCGTCCAGCGCTTCGCGACAGCCGCCTCGCCCGCCTACCTCGCCCGTCGTGGGCGCCCCAGACATCCGCGCGAGCTGCTGGAGCATGCGTGCCTGGGGGGGCGGTACACGAATGGCCCGCTGCATGCGTGGGAATTCGAACGCAACGGGGTGACGCTCAGCGTCGCTCCGAAGGGACCGCTGACTGTCGGCCTTGGCACGACCACCGACCTCGCAGTGGATGCGGCCGTGGCTGGCACCGGAATCATCTACGGCTTCGAGGACTGGCTTCGTCCCTTCATCGACCGAGGCGAGCTCGAGCCCGTACTGGAATCATGGTGGCCGAGCTTCTCCGGGCCATTTCTCTACTACCCCGGTCGTCACCACCTCCCGACGCCGCTGCGTGCGTTCATTGACTTCGTCAAATCGATGCAGCCCTGA
- a CDS encoding response regulator, which yields MAPRILVVDDNQELLSLLTQLFEEAGYEVIGANRGKQAIDVARANPPAAAVLDILLPDMMGYHLADALRKDNPQLPLLFITGVFKGGKHAMESRTKYQAAGYFEKPFEAQKLLEAMTKVLPPEKKAPPAASLQDAFEVELDIDVEDEGPQDVMELTGRIKVTGGGNITAEIRGANLTASPMQKVPSTQVRPPTPGRPPDPVPAGGGAPGSRRGELKDNLPSLLTAFYLSRETGELGVQKGKVKKVVYFEKGTPVFALSNLLADRFGQFLVRVGKIKPEQLQDASAVAAQTNRRTGDVLVERGLLKDTERLYYVGQQVKAVIYSLFAWDEGTYVMSFKEKASAESIKLDVHPANLIVRGIKKLYKPERLRRLLQPEDRLIPAVAPAYQLNEVELERWEAELLPKIDGNRTVAELLAFANRPEHVVYGFLVAMMSLGILDKRS from the coding sequence ATGGCACCCCGAATTCTCGTCGTCGATGACAACCAGGAGCTCTTGTCCCTCCTCACTCAGCTCTTCGAGGAGGCGGGCTATGAGGTCATCGGCGCCAATCGCGGCAAGCAGGCCATTGACGTGGCCCGGGCGAACCCGCCCGCGGCGGCCGTGCTGGATATCCTGCTGCCCGACATGATGGGGTACCACCTCGCGGACGCGCTGCGGAAGGACAACCCCCAGCTGCCGCTGCTCTTCATCACCGGCGTCTTCAAGGGCGGCAAGCACGCCATGGAGTCGCGGACGAAGTACCAGGCCGCCGGCTACTTCGAGAAGCCCTTCGAGGCCCAGAAGCTCCTGGAGGCCATGACGAAGGTCCTCCCGCCGGAGAAGAAGGCCCCTCCGGCCGCCTCGCTCCAGGACGCCTTCGAGGTGGAGCTGGACATCGACGTGGAGGACGAGGGCCCGCAGGACGTGATGGAGCTGACGGGCCGCATCAAGGTGACGGGCGGCGGCAACATCACCGCGGAGATTCGCGGCGCCAACCTCACCGCCAGCCCCATGCAGAAGGTGCCGTCCACCCAGGTGCGCCCGCCCACCCCGGGCCGGCCGCCGGACCCGGTGCCCGCCGGCGGCGGCGCGCCGGGCAGCCGCCGCGGCGAGCTGAAGGACAACCTGCCCTCGCTGCTCACCGCCTTCTACCTCTCCCGCGAGACGGGCGAGCTGGGCGTGCAGAAGGGCAAGGTGAAGAAGGTCGTCTACTTCGAGAAGGGCACCCCGGTGTTCGCCCTCTCCAACCTGCTCGCGGACCGCTTCGGCCAGTTCCTGGTGCGCGTGGGGAAGATAAAGCCCGAGCAGCTCCAGGACGCGTCCGCCGTGGCCGCCCAGACGAACCGTCGCACCGGCGACGTGCTGGTGGAGCGCGGCCTGCTCAAGGACACCGAGCGGCTGTACTACGTGGGCCAGCAGGTGAAGGCCGTCATCTACTCGCTCTTCGCGTGGGATGAGGGCACGTACGTGATGAGCTTCAAGGAGAAGGCCTCCGCGGAGTCCATCAAGCTGGACGTGCACCCGGCCAACCTCATCGTCCGGGGCATCAAGAAGCTCTACAAGCCCGAGCGCCTGCGCCGGCTGCTCCAGCCCGAGGACCGGCTCATCCCCGCCGTGGCCCCCGCGTACCAGCTCAACGAGGTGGAGCTGGAGCGGTGGGAGGCGGAGCTGCTGCCCAAGATTGACGGCAACCGCACCGTCGCGGAGCTGCTGGCCTTCGCCAACCGCCCCGAGCACGTCGTCTACGGCTTCCTGGTGGCGATGATGTCGCTGGGCATCCTCGACAAGCGCTCGTAG
- a CDS encoding MXAN_6627.5 family MYXO-CTERM protein, protein MSPTRHPFRSHVVGLLACLPLVLPFAALAQTPSDGGISIPDASVGEGGPDRDNEEGEGGAGRVNTVCRSTRDCSPRFTCHEGTCRYTGVRQAEQGCVLGAEAALVLVGLAALGARQRRNR, encoded by the coding sequence ATGTCTCCCACCCGTCATCCCTTCCGCTCCCATGTGGTGGGCCTGCTGGCCTGCCTCCCCCTCGTGCTGCCCTTCGCGGCGCTGGCGCAGACCCCGTCCGATGGAGGGATTTCCATTCCGGATGCCTCCGTGGGCGAGGGCGGGCCGGACCGGGACAACGAGGAGGGCGAGGGCGGCGCCGGACGGGTGAACACCGTCTGCCGCAGCACCCGGGACTGCTCGCCCCGCTTCACCTGCCATGAGGGCACGTGCCGCTACACGGGGGTCCGGCAGGCCGAGCAGGGCTGCGTGCTGGGCGCGGAGGCGGCGCTGGTGCTGGTGGGGCTGGCCGCCCTGGGCGCGCGCCAGCGGCGGAACCGGTAG
- a CDS encoding class I SAM-dependent methyltransferase, whose protein sequence is MRLGLKADNLLERVADWFNLAPQPLAHAFFGMMASRTLMAGARLGVYAQLAEAPASADALAERLKLSPEGTRTLLEALVACEALERQRDGRYRLAPRSKRWLDPRSPKYVGAFLEFNYAQWDWWTGLEGVVRSGQAVDIHHFAPEDPRWRDYIHAMHQLARLAAPEVAGAIPLPRGAKHLLDLGGAHGWYAAELCLRHRGLKATVLDLEGSARVGRDIITSAGLSHLVTHREGDILSADLGGPYDAVLLFQVMHHLSPAQNVALLRRVRGALGSKGTLAVLEYLREDVQAPSSSAPLIGLHYFLTSGAAAYTPAEVEGFLDDAGFKIAQSRPIRHLPLQTLLLARPD, encoded by the coding sequence ATGCGGCTGGGGCTCAAGGCGGACAACCTGCTGGAGCGCGTGGCGGACTGGTTCAACCTGGCCCCCCAGCCCCTGGCGCATGCCTTCTTCGGGATGATGGCGTCGCGCACGCTGATGGCGGGCGCGCGGCTGGGTGTCTACGCGCAGCTGGCGGAAGCGCCCGCGTCGGCGGACGCGCTGGCGGAGCGGCTGAAGCTGTCGCCCGAGGGCACCCGCACCCTGCTGGAGGCGCTGGTGGCGTGTGAGGCGCTGGAGCGCCAGCGCGACGGCCGCTACCGGCTGGCCCCCCGCTCCAAGCGCTGGCTGGACCCGCGCTCGCCGAAGTACGTGGGCGCCTTCCTGGAGTTCAACTACGCCCAGTGGGACTGGTGGACGGGGCTGGAGGGCGTGGTGCGCTCCGGTCAGGCCGTGGACATCCACCACTTCGCGCCGGAGGACCCGCGCTGGCGCGACTACATCCACGCCATGCACCAGCTGGCGCGGCTGGCGGCCCCCGAGGTCGCGGGCGCCATCCCCCTGCCCCGCGGGGCGAAGCACCTGCTGGACCTGGGCGGCGCGCATGGCTGGTACGCGGCGGAGCTGTGCCTGCGCCACCGGGGGCTGAAGGCCACGGTGCTGGACCTGGAGGGCAGCGCGCGGGTGGGCCGGGACATCATCACCTCGGCGGGGCTGAGCCACCTGGTGACCCACCGCGAAGGGGACATCCTCAGCGCGGACCTGGGCGGGCCCTACGACGCGGTGCTGCTCTTCCAGGTGATGCACCACCTGTCCCCCGCCCAGAACGTGGCCCTGCTGCGGCGGGTGCGTGGCGCGCTGGGAAGCAAGGGGACGCTGGCGGTGCTGGAGTACCTGCGCGAGGACGTCCAGGCCCCCAGCAGCTCCGCGCCCCTCATCGGCCTGCACTACTTCCTGACGTCCGGCGCGGCGGCCTACACCCCGGCGGAGGTGGAGGGCTTCCTGGACGACGCGGGCTTCAAGATTGCCCAGAGCCGCCCCATCCGCCACCTGCCCCTCCAGACGCTCCTGCTGGCACGGCCGGACTGA